The proteins below come from a single uncultured Dethiosulfovibrio sp. genomic window:
- a CDS encoding dicarboxylate/amino acid:cation symporter yields the protein MSGKGKLGLLPKLIIAIIAGILIGKFTPEAVVRMLATFNGLFGNFLGFCIPLIIVGFVAPGIGDLGKNAGRTLGLTVAIAYGSTILAGTLAFFVDSSVFPNLLQVGAMVSEATAHGNPEEALLAPFFVVEMPALMGVMTALLMAFTLGIGMAVTEGKKMNEIMHEFQAIIAKLISSIIIPLLPLHICGIFANITYGGEVQTIMSVFMKVYAVIIALHVTMLLIQYFIAGSVAGVNPFKAIKNMLPAYFTAIGTQSSAATIPVTLQQTKANGVREDVADFVVPLCATIHLSGSTITLASCAIAVMMLHGMDVSFAAMFPFILMLGICMVAAPGVPGGAVMAALGVLESMLHFSPTMLSLMIALYLAQDSFGTACNVTGDGAIAILVNKLTGKDGAPSKSTEPAMGTGD from the coding sequence ATGAGCGGAAAAGGAAAGTTGGGACTTCTTCCCAAGCTGATAATCGCCATTATCGCAGGTATTCTTATCGGTAAGTTCACCCCTGAGGCAGTAGTGAGGATGTTAGCCACCTTTAACGGACTGTTCGGTAACTTCCTCGGCTTCTGTATTCCCCTTATTATAGTGGGTTTCGTGGCCCCTGGAATAGGCGATCTCGGCAAGAACGCCGGTAGGACACTGGGACTAACCGTCGCAATAGCCTACGGGTCGACGATATTGGCTGGAACATTAGCCTTCTTCGTTGACAGCTCGGTTTTCCCCAATCTCCTTCAAGTTGGAGCGATGGTATCCGAGGCGACAGCCCACGGCAACCCGGAGGAAGCCCTTCTGGCACCTTTCTTTGTCGTTGAGATGCCCGCCCTCATGGGAGTAATGACCGCCCTTCTCATGGCCTTCACCTTAGGAATAGGCATGGCTGTTACAGAAGGCAAAAAGATGAACGAGATAATGCACGAATTTCAGGCTATAATAGCTAAGCTCATCTCCTCCATAATAATACCCTTGCTTCCTCTGCACATCTGCGGTATATTCGCAAATATCACTTATGGTGGAGAGGTCCAGACCATCATGTCGGTGTTTATGAAAGTCTACGCCGTCATCATCGCCCTGCACGTGACCATGCTGCTCATACAGTACTTTATCGCCGGATCTGTAGCCGGAGTGAACCCCTTTAAGGCCATAAAGAACATGCTTCCGGCATACTTCACCGCCATAGGGACCCAGTCCTCTGCGGCGACCATACCGGTGACACTTCAGCAGACCAAGGCCAACGGTGTCAGGGAGGACGTAGCGGACTTCGTCGTTCCCCTCTGCGCCACGATACACCTATCGGGAAGCACCATAACCTTGGCCAGTTGCGCCATCGCCGTCATGATGCTCCACGGTATGGACGTGTCCTTCGCCGCAATGTTTCCGTTTATATTGATGCTCGGTATCTGCATGGTAGCGGCCCCAGGAGTTCCAGGAGGAGCGGTTATGGCAGCCCTGGGAGTCCTTGAGTCGATGCTTCACTTCAGCCCGACCATGCTGTCTCTCATGATAGCCCTCTACCTGGCCCAGGACAGCTTCGGAACCGCCTGCAACGTGACCGGCGACGGAGCCATAGCTATCTTGGTCAACAAGCTGACGGGGAAAGACGGGGCACCCTCTAAATCCACCGAACCCGCTATGGGGACGGGAGACTAG
- a CDS encoding cold-shock protein, with the protein MTRGTVKWFNGTKGYGFITGEDGKDYFVHFSAINVDGFKTLDEGQAVTFTIENGQKGPQASNVTPV; encoded by the coding sequence TTGACTCGAGGAACTGTGAAATGGTTTAACGGCACTAAGGGCTATGGTTTCATCACTGGTGAGGACGGAAAGGATTACTTCGTTCACTTCAGCGCCATCAACGTAGACGGCTTCAAGACCCTGGATGAGGGTCAGGCCGTGACCTTCACCATCGAGAACGGTCAGAAGGGTCCCCAGGCTTCGAACGTTACGCCTGTTTAA
- a CDS encoding histidine kinase dimerization/phosphoacceptor domain -containing protein, with the protein MSKKKKTILLVGGRAMAVEDERAILEAMGYDVITVESDHKALAIMEAEIEIDLVLLAFDLGADGKSFKLAERIRMERGIPVVFLVEPGSPFPEGYDHLIKGSDRTVFSSTIGKFLSDDRPGILPSDKKGLFEALVEQIDDIVVVKDLDLRIVATNHSLVKAAGCSSVSDLLGKTDEQIFGISEEEEPVRSYMADERHAQTLPQGQYILKEEPIVYPDGRTRIFLTKKYPIYDPYGRIIGTGNISRDISERKESDSRIQALLEEKELILRESHHRIKNNMNTVMSILSLHAWSLTDPVAVGALSDAQNRLGAMALLYDRLYRSGSVESMSIKDYLPPLVEDIVNTFPQGRCISTLLEVEDVILPAAILSSLGILINELVTNSMKYAFVSGEGSLKVSVRKGDQSLRVEISDDGPGFPENFCYDDLENSSGFGMRLISMLIRQLRGSVTMKNDSGALSTLEIPLSFDSIQKN; encoded by the coding sequence TTGTCCAAGAAAAAAAAGACGATTCTCTTGGTTGGAGGTCGGGCGATGGCGGTTGAGGACGAAAGGGCCATCCTGGAGGCTATGGGCTACGACGTAATAACCGTAGAAAGCGACCACAAAGCACTGGCCATTATGGAGGCGGAGATCGAAATCGATCTGGTCCTGCTTGCTTTCGACCTAGGTGCCGATGGGAAGTCCTTTAAGCTAGCCGAAAGGATTCGGATGGAAAGAGGAATTCCTGTGGTGTTCTTGGTGGAACCTGGATCACCCTTTCCTGAAGGCTACGACCACCTGATAAAGGGATCGGACCGGACGGTCTTTAGCTCAACCATAGGGAAGTTCCTCTCCGACGACCGGCCAGGGATCCTTCCCTCCGATAAAAAGGGCCTTTTTGAGGCCCTAGTGGAACAGATCGACGATATCGTGGTGGTAAAAGACCTCGATCTCAGAATCGTCGCCACGAATCATTCGTTGGTAAAAGCCGCAGGGTGCTCCTCTGTCTCCGATCTCCTGGGCAAGACCGACGAACAGATATTCGGCATCTCCGAGGAGGAAGAGCCGGTAAGGAGCTATATGGCCGACGAAAGGCACGCTCAAACCCTTCCCCAGGGCCAGTATATCCTCAAAGAGGAACCGATAGTCTATCCTGATGGTAGAACTCGGATATTCCTGACCAAAAAATATCCTATATACGATCCCTATGGACGGATAATAGGGACGGGAAATATCTCAAGGGACATCTCCGAGAGGAAGGAGAGCGACAGTAGGATTCAGGCCCTTCTGGAGGAAAAGGAGCTGATCCTGAGGGAGTCGCACCACAGGATCAAAAACAACATGAACACCGTGATGAGTATCCTATCGCTCCACGCCTGGAGTCTTACGGACCCGGTAGCGGTAGGAGCCTTGAGCGATGCCCAAAATCGGCTAGGTGCCATGGCTCTACTCTACGATAGGCTGTACAGATCGGGGTCGGTGGAGTCCATGTCGATCAAAGATTACCTACCTCCCCTTGTGGAGGACATCGTCAACACCTTCCCTCAGGGGAGATGTATATCGACTCTGCTGGAGGTGGAGGACGTAATCCTGCCTGCGGCGATCCTGTCCTCTTTGGGGATACTGATCAACGAGTTAGTTACCAATTCGATGAAATACGCCTTTGTATCCGGCGAAGGTTCTTTGAAGGTATCCGTTCGGAAAGGAGACCAGTCCCTTCGTGTGGAGATATCCGACGATGGTCCAGGTTTCCCGGAGAATTTTTGTTACGACGACCTGGAGAACTCCTCGGGCTTTGGTATGCGACTCATCTCCATGCTGATCCGTCAGTTGAGAGGATCTGTCACGATGAAAAACGACTCCGGTGCCCTCTCGACCCTTGAAATCCCTCTTTCTTTTGATAGCATTCAAAAAAATTAA
- the cls gene encoding cardiolipin synthase — translation MGYSLADHQFWLVLLALHSISSWVIRFIMLAVVPMRHTPTAAMAWLMVIFFWPWPCTLIYLAVGSNLLPQKRMKRHAELLKQMKDLRLKCKKTLCYSQPDLPPSLHRISGLAETLGHMSIVGGNEGTLISEAKDLSAMLVSDIDRANRHVDLLYYIFADDNVGGPVLEALVRASERGLDCRLMVDSVGSSELAKQGHLEWLKRKGVKVTEALPASIFRRHAARFDLRNHRKLAIVDGEVAYTGSHNMIDPRYGHSDLIWRDLSIRLEGPVVRQLQAVFLEDWYVETGDIPDLDRLTMPSDNCGAIAVQTVPSGPSYKTENYQRLIVSALHDAREKVIITTPYLIPDESLLQALEVAALRGVKVQLIVPHRSDQFLVGHAARSYYQELLDMGIEIYLFNDGLLHAKTMTVDGELAFFGSSNFDIRSFALNFEINLVFYGKEESDALTDIQGNYLKKSRRLHLEEWSDRPVYTRSLESVAKLFSPLL, via the coding sequence ATGGGCTACTCTCTAGCTGACCACCAATTCTGGCTGGTCCTACTGGCACTTCACAGCATTTCCTCCTGGGTAATTCGGTTCATCATGCTGGCGGTGGTTCCTATGAGACACACCCCTACGGCGGCAATGGCCTGGCTTATGGTGATATTTTTCTGGCCCTGGCCCTGTACTCTGATATATTTGGCGGTAGGATCAAACCTGCTTCCTCAAAAGAGGATGAAGAGACACGCTGAGCTTCTGAAACAGATGAAGGATCTCCGATTAAAGTGCAAAAAGACCCTTTGCTACTCCCAGCCCGACCTTCCTCCGTCGCTACACCGTATTTCGGGACTAGCGGAGACCTTAGGCCATATGTCCATCGTGGGAGGCAACGAAGGTACTCTGATTTCCGAGGCGAAAGATCTTTCAGCTATGCTGGTCTCCGATATAGACAGAGCGAACAGACACGTCGATCTGCTTTATTACATTTTCGCCGACGATAACGTCGGTGGCCCTGTCTTAGAGGCGTTGGTGAGGGCTTCGGAGAGAGGACTGGACTGCCGCCTTATGGTGGACTCGGTTGGCTCAAGCGAACTGGCAAAACAGGGGCATCTGGAGTGGCTTAAAAGAAAGGGCGTCAAGGTTACCGAGGCCCTTCCCGCCAGTATATTCAGACGTCACGCCGCCCGGTTTGACCTCAGGAACCACCGTAAGCTGGCCATAGTGGACGGTGAAGTGGCCTACACAGGGTCTCACAACATGATAGACCCTCGCTACGGCCACAGCGACCTAATATGGAGGGATCTGTCCATTAGGCTGGAGGGACCGGTTGTGAGACAGCTTCAGGCGGTCTTTCTCGAGGACTGGTACGTCGAGACCGGAGATATACCGGACCTGGATCGGCTGACCATGCCCTCGGATAACTGCGGTGCCATAGCGGTACAGACCGTTCCCAGTGGCCCCAGCTACAAGACGGAGAACTATCAAAGGCTTATAGTGAGTGCCCTCCACGACGCCAGGGAAAAGGTCATCATAACCACACCCTACCTTATTCCCGACGAAAGCCTCCTTCAGGCCCTGGAGGTCGCCGCCCTGAGAGGCGTCAAGGTCCAGCTGATAGTGCCCCACAGAAGCGACCAGTTTCTGGTAGGACACGCCGCTAGATCCTACTACCAGGAGCTTCTGGACATGGGAATAGAGATATATCTCTTCAACGACGGCCTTCTCCACGCAAAGACCATGACCGTCGACGGAGAGCTGGCCTTTTTCGGATCCAGCAATTTTGATATCCGATCATTCGCCCTGAACTTCGAGATCAACCTGGTGTTTTACGGTAAAGAGGAGTCCGACGCTCTCACCGATATACAGGGGAACTACCTTAAAAAATCCAGAAGGCTTCACCTTGAAGAATGGAGCGACAGGCCCGTTTATACCCGTTCTCTGGAGAGCGTAGCAAAACTCTTCAGTCCCCTGCTATGA
- a CDS encoding endonuclease/exonuclease/phosphatase family protein encodes MRLVIYNVRYGTGTGLSYHLPFPFSGSLRRSYRRFDAIKSFLQGLSPDLVGLVEADNGSYRQAGICQAKEIAKAVGGESHFVVKYRDNLSRLPVLKSQGNAVISKNTPLKVNCHDLGRGMKRNALEVEFNDFSMVLVHLSLGKASREHQIGALKEICASRKGPLIIAGDYNTLKGPDELSPLIKAGMSTVNKSGIPTFPCRRPRKELDFILVSEDIEPQGFFVPSTYLSDHLPLVCDLKIRKSERRDSNYGLLSS; translated from the coding sequence GTGAGACTTGTTATATATAACGTGAGGTACGGTACGGGAACAGGGCTATCCTACCACCTGCCCTTCCCTTTTTCCGGGAGCCTGAGACGCTCTTACAGGCGATTTGACGCTATAAAATCCTTCCTACAGGGGCTATCGCCGGACCTTGTAGGACTGGTCGAGGCTGATAACGGCTCCTATCGACAGGCTGGGATCTGCCAGGCCAAGGAGATAGCTAAAGCGGTAGGAGGAGAGAGCCACTTTGTCGTTAAGTACAGGGACAATCTCTCCCGACTGCCGGTGCTCAAAAGCCAGGGAAACGCCGTTATATCCAAAAATACACCCCTAAAGGTGAACTGCCACGATCTAGGCAGAGGTATGAAGAGAAACGCCTTAGAGGTGGAGTTTAATGATTTCTCGATGGTCCTGGTCCACCTATCCCTCGGCAAGGCCAGCCGAGAGCATCAGATAGGGGCCCTTAAGGAGATATGTGCCTCCAGAAAAGGCCCTCTGATAATAGCGGGGGATTATAACACCTTGAAAGGACCGGATGAGCTGTCCCCTCTGATAAAGGCAGGAATGTCCACCGTAAATAAAAGCGGGATCCCCACCTTCCCGTGCAGAAGGCCCAGAAAAGAGCTGGATTTTATCCTGGTATCCGAGGACATAGAGCCTCAGGGCTTCTTCGTTCCGAGCACCTATCTATCCGACCATCTGCCCCTGGTCTGTGACCTTAAAATACGGAAATCCGAAAGGAGAGACAGTAACTATGGGCTACTCTCTAGCTGA
- a CDS encoding response regulator transcription factor, with the protein MTIKILLADDHQILREGLKLLLNRQEDMTVVAEGGDGNEALELAEVHRPDITVMDVMMPNMDGIEATRRIVDQGLSKVVALSMYADRSFVAEMLKAGALGFLLKDCASTELVEAVRKVIGGEMYLGPSISHIVAKLYVSSIKSPDQREPLTPRELEVLVLLAEGKTNKEVGDRLHLSSKTVGTHRQHIMQKLGLDNLAELVKYAIREGLISFNR; encoded by the coding sequence ATGACCATAAAGATCCTTCTGGCGGACGATCACCAGATACTGAGGGAGGGGCTGAAACTGCTCCTGAACCGACAGGAGGACATGACGGTAGTGGCGGAAGGAGGAGACGGCAACGAAGCCCTAGAGCTAGCCGAGGTTCACCGCCCGGACATCACCGTAATGGACGTCATGATGCCCAATATGGACGGGATAGAGGCCACCAGGAGAATCGTGGATCAAGGGCTCTCCAAGGTGGTCGCCCTGTCGATGTATGCCGACAGGAGCTTCGTGGCGGAGATGCTTAAAGCAGGCGCCCTGGGCTTTTTACTGAAAGACTGCGCCTCCACCGAACTGGTGGAGGCAGTCCGAAAGGTTATAGGCGGCGAGATGTACCTGGGCCCCAGCATATCCCACATAGTGGCAAAACTGTACGTCTCTTCGATAAAGTCTCCAGATCAGAGGGAGCCTCTGACCCCTAGAGAGCTGGAGGTTTTGGTGCTCCTGGCGGAGGGAAAAACCAATAAGGAGGTCGGAGACAGGCTCCACCTGAGCTCTAAGACCGTAGGCACTCACAGACAACATATAATGCAGAAGCTTGGCCTGGACAACCTGGCAGAGCTGGTAAAGTACGCCATAAGAGAGGGGCTCATATCCTTTAACCGGTGA
- a CDS encoding two-component regulator propeller domain-containing protein, which translates to MTKRTLISILIFTLSLISSAGSAKDEIIFENLSLQEGLSQTTVKAILMDSRGYMWFGTDGGLNRYDGYQFKVYRRRWNREDGISDNSVTSVVEGPDGELWIGTMAGLNRMDLETESFQRFTGVPGDEHSLMDDRVTSLKIAGKDSLWVGTRAGLERMSLREHRFYRYRELGGPEELVNTVTSDLAGTIWVGTEKGLYQGGIGGFHLHTLPFVSQEDREVTAILEDHRHRLWIGTRAGRLYSFDREGGYFSPPEPLEYPRGVQRSISSIYEDIFGELWIGTDGGGIVRFNPDSRYMSIYRKDNSTPHGLRDNVILSIWGDTGNSIHMGDLTGVIWFGTFSNGIEKVHLKRPFQRYDSRSYNVRGLVGEDVRALWKDDDGPLWAGTYGGGLREIDGRKETISYWRHDPIDPYSLTSDRVMSLLRLDDETLLVGTDGGLDVKTEDRFEPIRFPSILPPPSVKALMTDEEGKVWIGTSRGLFYLHGDRAIPFLAHKRLSRSDVTAIIEDESRTLWLGTDGDGLFALSPSRDSCINMTSHLKDGPLSDRIHSLFSWNKELWIGTDLGLQWIGEGRSRAYTSEDGLPGDVVKGILRNRYGQLWLSTDNGLSRLDPKTGEIRNYTLGDGLQGKEFNRGAAVIDRFGKMYFGGTKGCNSFYPGNISENDHIPPVVINEVSVFGKPVPMDRSTRGFRRVTLTQRQNYITIHFAALDYTAPESNEYRYILEGFDEDWIHSGNRNDASYTNLPDGRYLFRVKGSNNNGVWNEEGAVLEIDVIPPLWRTPLAYGVYLFCLGSLAYFAMIYSRNIREKETERKLRLVTEISNLKLTEKNRQLEQARRHETFHRERLRSLATSLTEAEERERRQIATEVHDSIGQNLALSKLRLEMLAQSLEKPCQEEIGSITSMLDQTIRSTRTLTFELGTPVLYRFGFFPAIERLSERFEEDYGLSIKSISDGEIPEMNDDMKAFLFRAVRELAMNTVKHAKATTLTVRTKVMENRLYLSASDDGQGFDVSTVEHTGRDSRSFGLFSLRERIISLGGRMVIRSIPGEGTSVRLFVPFRKERDN; encoded by the coding sequence ATGACCAAAAGGACGCTAATATCCATACTGATTTTCACCTTGAGCCTGATATCCTCCGCCGGATCCGCTAAAGACGAGATTATATTTGAAAACCTATCCCTCCAGGAGGGACTATCCCAGACCACAGTCAAAGCTATCCTCATGGATAGCAGAGGATATATGTGGTTCGGCACCGATGGCGGACTTAATCGGTACGATGGATATCAATTCAAGGTATATAGGAGAAGATGGAACAGGGAGGACGGCATATCGGATAATTCGGTGACCTCGGTGGTAGAAGGTCCTGACGGTGAGCTCTGGATAGGAACCATGGCCGGCCTTAATCGAATGGACCTTGAGACCGAGTCATTTCAAAGATTCACCGGTGTTCCTGGCGACGAGCACAGCCTTATGGACGATCGGGTAACCTCTCTTAAGATAGCCGGAAAAGATAGTCTGTGGGTCGGTACCAGAGCTGGCCTGGAGAGGATGAGCCTCAGGGAACACCGTTTTTACCGTTACCGAGAGCTAGGAGGACCGGAGGAATTGGTAAACACCGTCACCTCCGACCTAGCGGGAACCATATGGGTAGGAACGGAAAAAGGGCTCTATCAAGGGGGGATAGGGGGGTTTCATCTACACACCCTCCCCTTCGTCTCGCAGGAGGACCGTGAGGTGACCGCGATCCTCGAGGACCACAGACATAGGCTATGGATAGGGACAAGAGCAGGCCGACTGTACAGCTTCGATCGAGAGGGCGGGTATTTCAGCCCTCCTGAGCCTCTAGAGTATCCCAGGGGCGTGCAAAGGTCTATATCGAGTATCTACGAGGATATTTTCGGAGAGCTTTGGATAGGCACCGATGGTGGGGGAATTGTCCGGTTTAACCCCGATTCGAGATATATGTCCATCTATCGCAAAGACAACTCCACCCCCCATGGGCTCAGGGATAACGTTATCCTCTCCATATGGGGGGATACGGGAAACTCCATCCATATGGGCGATCTTACGGGAGTCATCTGGTTTGGAACCTTCTCCAACGGCATAGAGAAGGTCCACCTCAAGAGGCCTTTTCAGAGATACGACAGCCGGTCCTATAACGTAAGAGGACTGGTCGGCGAGGACGTAAGGGCCCTTTGGAAAGACGATGACGGACCTCTATGGGCGGGAACCTACGGCGGAGGACTCAGGGAGATCGACGGAAGGAAAGAGACCATCTCCTACTGGAGACACGATCCTATAGATCCTTACAGTCTCACCAGTGACAGGGTGATGTCCCTATTGAGACTGGACGACGAGACCCTTTTGGTGGGAACCGACGGAGGTCTGGACGTAAAGACCGAAGATCGCTTTGAACCGATTCGCTTCCCCTCCATCCTCCCTCCTCCGTCGGTAAAGGCACTGATGACCGACGAAGAGGGCAAGGTCTGGATAGGCACGTCAAGAGGGCTTTTTTACCTGCACGGCGATAGGGCAATTCCCTTCCTCGCCCACAAAAGGCTATCTCGCTCCGACGTGACCGCCATAATAGAGGACGAATCTCGGACCCTCTGGCTAGGCACCGACGGAGACGGCCTATTTGCACTATCCCCTTCCAGAGATTCCTGCATAAACATGACTTCCCATCTAAAAGACGGCCCTCTAAGCGACAGGATACACAGCCTGTTCTCCTGGAATAAAGAGCTCTGGATAGGCACCGACTTGGGACTTCAGTGGATCGGCGAGGGTAGATCGAGGGCCTACACCTCCGAGGACGGTCTTCCTGGAGACGTGGTAAAGGGTATTTTAAGGAATAGATACGGTCAGCTATGGCTCAGCACCGACAACGGCCTTTCGAGGCTGGACCCTAAGACCGGAGAGATACGGAACTACACCCTCGGAGACGGCCTCCAGGGAAAGGAGTTCAACCGAGGGGCGGCGGTGATAGATCGATTCGGCAAAATGTACTTCGGAGGGACCAAGGGATGCAACAGCTTCTATCCCGGCAACATCAGCGAGAACGACCACATCCCTCCAGTGGTGATCAACGAGGTTTCGGTTTTCGGTAAACCCGTCCCTATGGACAGAAGCACCAGGGGATTTAGGAGGGTAACCCTGACCCAAAGGCAAAACTACATCACTATCCACTTTGCGGCACTGGACTACACCGCCCCGGAATCCAACGAGTATCGATACATACTGGAGGGCTTCGACGAGGACTGGATTCACTCGGGAAACAGAAATGACGCCAGCTACACCAACCTTCCCGACGGCAGATACCTTTTCAGGGTAAAAGGATCCAACAACAACGGAGTCTGGAACGAGGAAGGGGCTGTCCTGGAGATCGACGTAATTCCCCCTCTATGGAGAACCCCTCTAGCTTACGGGGTATACCTTTTTTGTCTGGGATCGCTGGCCTATTTTGCCATGATATACAGCAGGAACATAAGGGAAAAGGAGACCGAGAGAAAACTGAGACTGGTGACGGAGATATCAAACCTCAAGTTAACGGAGAAAAATCGCCAGCTCGAACAGGCAAGAAGACACGAAACGTTCCACAGAGAGAGGCTCAGGTCCTTAGCGACCTCCCTGACCGAGGCGGAGGAACGAGAGAGACGTCAGATAGCCACAGAGGTCCACGACTCTATAGGCCAAAACCTGGCTCTATCCAAGCTCCGTCTGGAGATGTTGGCCCAGTCCCTGGAGAAGCCCTGCCAGGAGGAGATCGGCTCTATAACCTCCATGCTCGATCAGACCATTAGATCGACCAGAACTCTGACCTTCGAGCTTGGGACCCCTGTTCTCTACAGGTTCGGCTTTTTCCCCGCCATAGAGAGGCTGTCCGAGAGGTTTGAGGAGGATTACGGCCTGTCGATAAAGTCGATCTCCGACGGGGAAATCCCGGAGATGAACGACGATATGAAGGCATTTTTGTTCAGGGCGGTTAGAGAGCTGGCGATGAACACGGTGAAACACGCCAAGGCCACCACTCTGACGGTACGGACAAAGGTCATGGAAAACAGGCTGTATCTTTCCGCATCCGACGACGGCCAGGGTTTCGACGTCTCCACCGTAGAGCATACAGGACGGGATAGCCGGTCCTTCGGCCTGTTCAGCTTGAGGGAGAGGATAATATCCCTAGGAGGTCGTATGGTCATAAGGTCGATCCCAGGGGAAGGCACGTCGGTCAGGCTTTTTGTTCCCTTTAGAAAGGAGAGAGATAACTAA
- a CDS encoding L-threonine 3-dehydrogenase: MKRIVVTGGLGQIGMELIHRLRNEYGSSAVMATDVKKEGSERLGEGPFEILDVRDGARLAEIVKAHKADTVLHLAGILSANAEKNPQLGWDVNLNGVYNALEVARQENCSFFFPSSIAAFGPSTPQDKTPQDTIQRPNTIYGVAKTAGELLCDYYNHKYGLDTRGVRFPGLISYDTPPGGGTTDYAVHIYYDAVKKGSYTSFIAPGTYMDMMYMPDALDSVIGLMEADPTRLVHRCCFNITAMSFEPNQLAAAIEKHVPGFKLDFDVDPDRQAIAESWPNSIDDTAAREEWDWNPKYDLEAMTVDMLEKLRAKLG, translated from the coding sequence ATGAAGCGTATCGTTGTAACCGGAGGATTGGGACAGATAGGTATGGAGCTTATTCACAGGCTTAGAAACGAGTACGGGAGCTCGGCGGTGATGGCCACCGACGTAAAGAAAGAGGGATCCGAGAGGCTAGGGGAAGGTCCTTTTGAAATCCTCGACGTCAGGGACGGAGCCAGGCTCGCTGAGATAGTGAAGGCCCATAAGGCGGATACCGTACTCCACCTAGCGGGAATCCTCTCCGCTAACGCGGAGAAGAACCCCCAGCTCGGCTGGGATGTCAACTTGAACGGCGTCTACAACGCCCTTGAGGTGGCCAGGCAGGAGAACTGTTCCTTCTTCTTCCCGAGCTCTATAGCCGCCTTCGGCCCCTCCACCCCTCAGGACAAGACCCCTCAGGACACCATCCAGAGGCCTAACACCATATACGGAGTGGCAAAGACCGCCGGCGAGCTCCTCTGCGACTACTACAACCACAAGTACGGTCTGGACACCAGAGGAGTCCGCTTCCCTGGGCTTATCTCCTACGACACACCTCCAGGAGGGGGCACCACCGACTACGCCGTACACATTTACTACGATGCGGTCAAAAAGGGCAGCTACACCAGTTTTATAGCCCCCGGTACCTACATGGATATGATGTACATGCCCGACGCCCTTGACAGCGTAATCGGGCTTATGGAGGCAGACCCCACCAGGCTGGTCCATAGATGCTGCTTCAACATAACCGCCATGAGTTTCGAGCCTAATCAGCTGGCGGCGGCTATCGAGAAGCACGTGCCAGGGTTCAAGCTGGACTTCGACGTGGACCCAGACAGACAGGCCATCGCCGAGTCCTGGCCCAACTCCATCGACGACACCGCCGCCAGGGAGGAATGGGACTGGAACCCCAAGTACGACCTGGAGGCCATGACCGTCGATATGCTGGAGAAGCTCCGGGCCAAGCTGGGCTAG